The stretch of DNA GTACTGCTCACCGAAACAGATGAGCTGATGCGGGAGCTGGCTGGTCTGCCGGAAGATTTCGAGATTCTTTATATGCATGGCAGCGCGCAGATGCAGTTTGCCGCCGTTCCGCTGAACCTGCTGGACCTTAATCCCGCTCACAAGGCCGCCTACCTGGAGACCGGAAATTTTGCCCAACTGGCGCGTAAAGAGGCGTCACGTTTCGGTAACATCTCTATCGCCGCCAGCAGCGAAGAGACTGGCTTTGACCGAATCCCGGCATTTGACCCGGCATCACTGGATCCGGATACTTCCTATGTCCATCTGACCAGCAATAACACGATATTCGGTACTCGCTGGCACCAATTCCCGGATACCGGCAAGATCCCGCTGGTGGCAGACATGACATCGGAATTGATGTCCCGCAAACTCAACTTTGAGCAGTTCGGACTCATTTTTGCCGGTCTGCAAAAGAACCTCGGGCCATCAGGCATGGCAACCGTACTGGTGCGCAAGGAATTGCTGGGGCACGCCATGTCACAAACGCCGGCTCTGCTGAACTATGTGACGTATCAAAAAAACCACTCCATGCCCAACACCATTAATACCTTTGCCATCTACATCATGAACCTGATGCTGAAATGGTTGCGCGATCAGGGTGGTGTTGCGGCTATCGAACAACTGAATGCCAAAAAGGCCGGTTTGCTCTACGACATCATCGATAACAATGATTTCTACATTGGCTCAGCCCACAAAGACCACCGCTCACACATGAACGTGACCTTTAACCTGGCCGATAGCACGCTGGACAAGAAGTTTCTTGACGAAGCACTGGTCCGGGGCCTGTATGCTCTGAAAGGTCACCGCCTGGTAGGCGGCATCCGTGCGTCGATCTACAATGCCATGCCCATGGAAGGCTGTCAGGAGCTGGCGGATTTCATGAAGGACTTTGCCAAGCAGAACGGATGAGTCGCTATCGGCCGCCCGCCCCACCCAAGTCCAATTACCTGACCGCAGAAGGCGAAAGTCGACTGCGGCAGGAGTTGGAACAGCTCTGGCGTATCGAACGACCGGAGGTCACCCGCCAGGTCAGCGACGCGGCCGCACTTGGTGATCGCAGTGAAAACGCAGAGTACATCTACGGTAAAAAACGGCTGCGTGAAATCGACCGTCGGGTGCGTTATCTGCGCAATCGCCTGGAGAGTGCTACCGTTGTAAAATCGCTTCCGGCCGACACCAGCAAGGTGTATTTCGGGGCCTGGGTGACAGTGGAAAACGAAGACGGATCGGAGCAGACCTTTCGCATCGTTGGTCCAGACGAGGTCGGGGATGGTCCCGGTTATATCAGTATGGATGCTCCCCTGGGAAAAGCGCTGCTGGGTAAAACTGTCGATGATGAAATCAGCATCAACTCGCCCTCCGGTCGCATTCGTTACTGGCTGCTCAGCGTCAAATACAGGCTCTGATCATGATTAACATCGCCGTCATGGGATTTCCACAGGCACTGGCATCGAGCATGTCCATTCCGATGGAAATGATCAGCGCGGCCGATACCATTGACCGGCTGCATCATCGCAGACGCAAGAGTCAGCTGCAAATAAGGCTTGTCTCCGAATGCCACCCTGCCTTGCAGGTCATGGGAGGCCTGGCGCTGGTCACCGACCCGCTGCCCGAACACGACCCGATGACGCTGGTCTTCATACCGGCCTTGTGGGGTAACCCGCGCGCAGCAGTCCGTAAACATCCTGATTCAATTCGCTGGATCAGACAACAATACCAGCAGGGAGCCATGTTATGCAGTGTGGGCACGGGCAGCTATTTTCTGGCCGAAGCCGGTTTGCTGGACAATCGACAAGCGACAACGCACTGGCGATTTTTTGATGATTTCGCCAGGCACTATCCAGGCGTCGGGCTACAGCGCAAACGATTCATCACCCATCAGGATCGGCTCTACTGCACCGGCAGTGTTAACGCGGTGCGAGATGTGCTGCTGCATTTTGTCGAACGACTCTTTGACGCAGATACCGCCGATGAGGTGGCACATCACTTCACTCACGAGATCAAACGCTCTTACGAATCCCTGCTACTGGCAACCGATCACAAAGACAGCCATCACGATGAAGTCATTATTAAAATTCAGGAATGGCTGCACGCAAATTTCGAGCGGACGGTTAATCTGGGTGAGCTGGCACACCAATTCAATATGAATCCACGCACCTTCAATCGTCGCTTCCGTCAGGCGACCAATCAGTCTCCGATGCAGTACCTGCAAACGATCCGGGTTAATCAGGCCAGGGAGTTACTCAAACACAGCAACCTGAGCATTGCCGAAACGGCCTATGCAGTCGGTTATCAGGATGTCAGTCATTTCACTGGCCTGTTCCGGAAACTGCAGGGCGTGACGCCCAGAGCATATCGCCAGTTGGTGCGCACCAAACAATTCAACGTTAATCAGGATACCTGATCAGCGCGGCGTCTGGTACTGCGCTTTCCATTGTTCGTAAGGCATACCGTAGACATACTCCCGCGCCTGATCGTAGTCTACTTGCAGGCCGCGCTCTTCGGCCGCGGCGGCATACCACTTGGCCAGGCAATTGCGGCAAAATCCGGCCAGCTCCATCAAATCGATGTTTTGCACCTGCTTGTTAGCATCCAGATGCTGTAACAGCCGCCGAAAGGCGGCTGCTTCCAGCTCCAGTTGCTGCTGTGCGTCCGGGGACGTCTCAGCCATTGTTTATTACTCCTGTTCGTCAATATCATCCATGCCGTCATCCACCGCATCGGGATTCTTGTGCATGGCTTCTTTGCGGTGTTTCTTGTCAACAGATTTTAATTGCCGTTCTGCCGCATTAAAGGCATCACGGATGGCAACATAGAGGTCTTCGTGGGCATGGTTGTCATGCTGGTCCTGAGTCACCATGACAGGCTTGTTCGGAGTATGCAGCTCCAGGGCGACTGAATACACTTTGCCCTTGTGATGGTTGTTGTGCGGGGAGTCCAGTACTACCCGGCCACCCAGAATGTCACTGCTGAAGCGGCGCAACTTCTCAATGCGCTTGTTTACCGCGTCAATAATGGCATCGGACTGGTCAAGGTTGTGAAATACAATTTGAAAATCGTTGGACATTATCCCTTTTCTCCTGTTCGAGGGTGTGACTAAAAGCTGTCTGCCAGGGTGGCAACAGCCAATGCATAATTATTAGCACAGTTGTAACGCAATATGGCGCGGAAATTGGGGTAAGTCAGAAAGGCAGGTCCGGCATCGCCATCCGGCAATACAATGGACCCGGGAATATCAGACTGCGGCAAGTCCGCGCCATCGTGCTGACGAACGCCAATCATCTGCCATTGATCAACTGGCTGTTGAATAGTATGACGACGCAGCACACTGCATGAATAACTCACCTCTCCCTGACTCCATTGATCTGCCCGTTGCTGATAATCCTGCGGCAAAGTGACCTGACGTCCCCAGCGTTGACCGGGTTGCCAGCCGGCGTCCCTGAGATAGTTGGCAATTGAGGCAAACACATCCGCC from Pseudohongiella spirulinae encodes:
- the serC gene encoding 3-phosphoserine/phosphohydroxythreonine transaminase translates to MNRVYNFGAGPAMLPTSVMEQARDEMLNWQGIGVSVVEISHRSKEFEVLLTETDELMRELAGLPEDFEILYMHGSAQMQFAAVPLNLLDLNPAHKAAYLETGNFAQLARKEASRFGNISIAASSEETGFDRIPAFDPASLDPDTSYVHLTSNNTIFGTRWHQFPDTGKIPLVADMTSELMSRKLNFEQFGLIFAGLQKNLGPSGMATVLVRKELLGHAMSQTPALLNYVTYQKNHSMPNTINTFAIYIMNLMLKWLRDQGGVAAIEQLNAKKAGLLYDIIDNNDFYIGSAHKDHRSHMNVTFNLADSTLDKKFLDEALVRGLYALKGHRLVGGIRASIYNAMPMEGCQELADFMKDFAKQNG
- the greB gene encoding transcription elongation factor GreB, with translation MSRYRPPAPPKSNYLTAEGESRLRQELEQLWRIERPEVTRQVSDAAALGDRSENAEYIYGKKRLREIDRRVRYLRNRLESATVVKSLPADTSKVYFGAWVTVENEDGSEQTFRIVGPDEVGDGPGYISMDAPLGKALLGKTVDDEISINSPSGRIRYWLLSVKYRL
- a CDS encoding GlxA family transcriptional regulator yields the protein MINIAVMGFPQALASSMSIPMEMISAADTIDRLHHRRRKSQLQIRLVSECHPALQVMGGLALVTDPLPEHDPMTLVFIPALWGNPRAAVRKHPDSIRWIRQQYQQGAMLCSVGTGSYFLAEAGLLDNRQATTHWRFFDDFARHYPGVGLQRKRFITHQDRLYCTGSVNAVRDVLLHFVERLFDADTADEVAHHFTHEIKRSYESLLLATDHKDSHHDEVIIKIQEWLHANFERTVNLGELAHQFNMNPRTFNRRFRQATNQSPMQYLQTIRVNQARELLKHSNLSIAETAYAVGYQDVSHFTGLFRKLQGVTPRAYRQLVRTKQFNVNQDT
- a CDS encoding DUF1244 domain-containing protein, with translation MAETSPDAQQQLELEAAAFRRLLQHLDANKQVQNIDLMELAGFCRNCLAKWYAAAAEERGLQVDYDQAREYVYGMPYEQWKAQYQTPR
- a CDS encoding HPF/RaiA family ribosome-associated protein — translated: MSNDFQIVFHNLDQSDAIIDAVNKRIEKLRRFSSDILGGRVVLDSPHNNHHKGKVYSVALELHTPNKPVMVTQDQHDNHAHEDLYVAIRDAFNAAERQLKSVDKKHRKEAMHKNPDAVDDGMDDIDEQE